The sequence GAACAGCCCTACGATTGCGCGGGCAGCTTCAAGGCGGAAGGGCTGGGCATCAGTCTGTTCAGAGCCACCGAAGGGACCGACGCCACCAGCCTGATTGGATTGCCGCTCATCCGGCTGGTCGAAATGCTCAACCACGCCGGCATCGAAGTCCCTTGAAAACGACCCCGAGCTAGCGCAGCTGTGGCCCTTGCAACCCCATCAAGAGGCCCAACTTAGAGCCGATACTGGCGCCCAGCTTCTTGGTGAAACGATCCAGAGCGGAGTCCTTTACCGTGAAGTCCACCAGCTGCTCCTCGCCAATCACGTCACGCGCGACCGACCCGGTATTGCCCAGACCGTCGACAAGACCGAGCTCGAGGGCCTGCTCGCCGGACCAGATAAGCCCTGAGAACAACTCCGGATGTCCCGCCACCTGAAGCCGGTCGCCGCGACCCTGTTTGACACTTTCGATGAACTGCCGGTGCGTGGTAGCCAGCACCTCTCGCCAGAATTTCGTCTCCTCCGGCTTTTCCGGCTGAAACGGATCCAGGAATGCCTTATGTTCGCCCGAGGTATAAACCCGCCGCTCCACACCCAGCTTGTCCATGGTCTCGACGAAGCCGAAGGTTGCCGCCGTGACCCCTATCGAACCAACCAGGCTCGACTTGTCGGCATAGATTTCGTCCGCGGCGCTGGCGATGTAGTAAGCGCCGGACGCACCCAGGTCGGTGATAACCGCATAGACCTTGATGCCGGGATATTCCCCTCGCAGCCGACGAATCTCGTCATAGATATAACCCGACTGAACCGGACTGCCGCCCGGGCTGTTGATTCGCAATACCACACCCTTGGTGTTGGAGTCCTCGAACGCGGACCGCAGCGCCCCAACGATATTGTCCGCACTCGCAGGCTCCTCGTCGGCGATCATCCCGCGAACATTGATCACCGCGGTGTGGCTGCCGCTTGCGGCCTTGCCGTCACCCATGTGCAACAGTGGCGAGAACATCAGCAGCGCACCAAAGAGATAAACGAACGTCAGCAGCTTGAAGAATATCCCCCAGCGCCGGGCTCGCCGCTGCTCCTGCACGCCGGCTAGCAAGGTCTTTTCCAGCAGCCTCCAGCTGTTGCGATCCTCCTTGGTATCATTCACGGGCGCTTTCCATTCATCCGACATACGCAACCTCGACAGCTGATTCAGCAGAACGCAGCCAGTCGCTGAGTTCCGAAAAATGTTTAATGGTTAGGCACGGCGAGCACGCCCGCAAGACATCGAGTGGCTGCGCACCGTAGGAGACCGCGACACTGTCGACGCCGGCTCTGCGAGCCATTTCGAGATCGAACACCGAATCGCCGATCATCAGCGCCCGCTCAGGCGGCACGCCGCAGTGCGAGAGAATCTCGTGAAGCATCAGCGGATCGGGCTTGCTTGCTGTTTCGTCGGCGCAGCGGGTCACATCGAAGAAATCATCCCATCCCTGGCCCGCAAGCACCCGGTCCAGCCCACGCCGCCCCTTACCGGTTGCCACGGCGAGCAGATGGCCCCGATCACGAAAATCCTGCAGAGCAGAGACCACGCCCGGATAGGGCATTGACGGCTCCACCTCGAGCGAGAGGTAGTGGTCGGCATAGGCACGACGAAACGCCTCGGCCGTTCGACTATCAGTGACGTGGGGATACAGCGCAGCGATCGCTTCAGGCAGACCGAGCCCAATGATTCCCTTGATGGCATTCTCATCGAGGGCCGGCAGACCACAACTGGCAGCGGCAGCCGAAATGGATTCGACGATACGGCCAATCGAGTCCACCAGGGTCCCGTCCCAGTCGAAGATCAGCAGTTCGTATCTATTCACCCAGCCTCTCCAGCGTCCGCGCCCAGATATCATCGACCGGCGCTTCCAGGCTCAGTTCGCCTCCATCCGGCAAAGGCACTTTCAGCGCATAGGCATGCAGGAACAGCCGCTTACCACCCAGGTCCCGAATGACGCCAGTGAACTCTTCATCACCATATTTACTGTCGCCCGCGATGCTATGACCGGCGTGACGGGCGTGCACGCGAATCTGGTGAGTGCGACCTGTTACCGGCTTGGCCTCGACCAGGGTGGCGAAATCCCCGAAACGACGCAGGACACGAAAGAGCGTCAGCGCCTCCTTGCCATCGTCCGTAACCTCGACCATCCGCTCGCCTGAACGCAGCGTGTTCTTCAACAGCGGGGCACTCACCTGCTTCTTGCCGGTATCCCAGCGACCACGCACAAGCGCCATGTAGCGCTTGTCAACGCCGTCGCCGCGCAACGCCTGATGCAGATGGCGCAGCATGCTGCGCTTCTTGGCGATCATCAGCAGCCCGGAGGTATCCCGATCCAGGCGATGCACCAGCTCGAGCTCCTTCGCATCGGGGCGCAACTGACGCAGCGCCTCGATGACACCAAAGCTGAGCCCACTGCCGCCATGCACAGCGATTCCCGCCGGCTTGTTGAGCACGATAAGCGCCTTGTCTTCGTAGACGATGGCCGCCTCGAGGCGCTCGAGGAGGCCTTGCGCCAGCGGTACCGCCTCGTCCCGCTCGGGCAGCCGAAGCGGCGGCACACGCACGACGTCGCCGGCCTGGAGCTTGTACTCCGGCTTGATCCGCCCCTTGTTCACCCGCACTTCTCCCTTTCGCAGGATGCGGTAGATCAGGGTTTTGGGCACACCTTTGAGCTGAGTTCGAAGAAAATTGTCGATACGCTGGCCGGCAAGCTCCGGCGAGACTTCGAGCAGTTGCACGCCGGAAGTCTGGGAAGGGGTATTGGTCATCCGCGGATGATATCAATTTTCCCTGATTTGAAGCACTTAAACATTACTGTTATAGTCCAGACGCCGCCAAAAGTGGCCAGGTCGAGGAATGACAGCGAAACCGCCCTTCCCGACCCAGCAATGTTCGAGGACGTGAGGCCGTCCGACGGTGCTTTTCTCCAGTAGCAGAAGCACCGAAACAAGCCTTGAAGACATGATGCGTGCCCCCGCTGGGGAATCGCGATAATCGATAACCCGCTCCCGGATTCTGCGAGCGGCACCCGATTTTCAAAGTATGAGTGTTGGGTGGAGATGTACAGCCATCGGAGTGCGTAGCAAAGGCTTTCATAGACGCTTCATTCCGTCCGCTACCGATTGCTGATTCCTCCTCCCGAACCATTGCTTCTGTTCCGACAGCAAGCAGGAGACGTCGTCGCGACGCCGGCCCAACTGGCCTCACATCGCTGGACACTGGAGTGCCTTACAATCATTCCTGACTCACCTGACACCGACCGCGAGAGTCGTGTGTGCCGAACGCCGTTTCCGCTGCCCTGGAAACCGACGGTACTACATGAAAAGAATGCTAATTAACGCAACTCAACCCGAAGAGTTGCGTGTCGCACTGGTAGACGGCCAGCGCCTATTCGATCTCGACATCGAATCCGGTGCCCGCGAACAGAAAAAAGCCAACATCTACAAAGGCAAGATCACCCGCGTCGAACCCAGCCTCGAAGCCGCCTTCGTGGACTTCGGTGCCGACCGCCACGGCTTCCTCCCCCTCAAGGAAATTTCCCGCGAATACTTCAGGAAGGCTCCCGAAGGCCGCGTGAACATCAAGGACGTCCTGAGCGAAGGCCAGGAAGTCATCGTCCAGGTCGAAAAAGAAGAGCGCGGCAACAAGGGCGCCGCCCTGACCACCTTCATCAGTCTGGCCGGCCGCTATCTGGTATTGATGCCGAACAACCCGCGTGCAGGCGGCATTTCGCGCCGGATCGAGGGTGAAGAACGCAACGAGCTTCGCGAAGCCCTGAACGGCCTTAACGTCCCGGCTGACATGGGGCTCATCGTTCGCACCGCCGGCCTCGGTCGCTCCAGCGAAGAGATGCAGTGGGACCTCGACTATCTGCTGCAACTCTGGGCCGCAGTAAAAGAAGCGTCCCAGGGTCGGCCCGCCCCCTTCCTGATCTACCAGGAATCGAACGTTATCATCCGCGCCATCCGCGACTACCTGCGCCAGGACATCGGCGAGGTACTGATCGACAGCGTCGAAGCCCAGGACGAAGCGCTTTCCTTCATCCAGCAGGTCATGCCGCAGTACGCCAGCAAGATCAAGCTGTACGAAGACAGCGTGCCGCTGTTCAACCGTTTCCAGATCGAGAGCCAGATCGAAACCGCCTTCCAGCGTGAAGTGAAGCTGCCGTCCGGCGGCTCGATCGTCATCGACCCCACCGAAGCCTTGGTGTCTATCGACATCAACTCGGCGCGCGCCACCAAAGGCGGCGACATCGAAGAAACCGCACTGCAGACCAACCTGGAAGCGGCCGAGGAAATTGCCCGGCAGCTGCGCTTGCGTGACATCGGCGGCCTGATCGTCATCGACTTCATCGACATGACCCCGGCGAAAAACCAGCGCGCCGTGGAAGAAAAGGTCCGCGAAGCCCTCGAGGCCGACCGCGCCCGTATCCAAGTGGGCCGCATCTCGCGATTCGGCCTGTTGGAAATGTCCCGTCAGCGTCTGCGCCCGTCGCTCGGCGAGACCAGCGGTATCGTCTGCCCACGCTGTAATGGCCAGGGGATCATCCGTGACGTCGAGTCGCTGTCGCTGGCTATCCTGCGCCTGATCGAGGAAGAAGCCCTCAAGGATCGCACCGCTGAAGTGCGGGCGCGCGTGCCTTTCCAGGTCGCCGCGTTCCTTCTGAACGAAAAACGCAACGCCATCACCAAGATCGAGCTGCGCACCCGTGCACGCATCTTCATCCTGCCGGACGATCACCTCGAGACGCCGCACTTCGAAGTGCAGCGCTTGCGTGACGATAGCCCAGAAATCATCGCCGGCCAGGCCAGCTACGAGATGAGCCAGACCGAAGCCGAGGAAGCTCAGCCGGTCAGCTCGACGCGTACCCTGGTTCGCCAGGAGGCTGCGGTCAAAACCGCGCCGCAACGTACTGCGCCCGCCCCCGTTCCTACTGCAGAGCCGACAGAGACGGCCACGCCTAGCGTTCAGGAGCCGAGCCTGTTCAAGGGGCTGGTCAAGTCGCTGGTCGGTCTCTTTGCTGGCAAGCCGCAAGCCCCAGCCGTCGAGGTCGAGAAGAAGCCCGCCGGCGGCAGCCGTCCGCAGCGCAACGACGAGCGTCGCAGTGGTCGCCAGCAGAACCGCCGACGCGATACTCGCAGCAACCGCGACGAAGAGCGCAAGCCACGCGAAGAGCGCGCGCCCCGTGAAGAGCGCCCGGCTCGCGAAGAGCGCCAGCCGCGCCCACCGCGCGAGGAACGCAAACCACGCGAGGCCCGCGAACCCCGCGAACCCCGCGAGCCGGTCGAAGTGAATGACAGCCCGTCGCAGCCGCAACCACGCCGCGAGCGCACTCCACGTGAGGATCGCCAGCCGCGCGAAGAGCGCAAACGCGAACTGCGCGCACCGCTGGATGAACCCAATCAGAATGCCCCCGTCGCAGCGGCCAGCGAGGAAGCCAGCGAACGCAAACCACGTCCACCTCGCGAAGAGCGCAAGCCTCGCGAGCCACGCGCTGAGCAGGTTACCGAAGCTGACGAACTGCAGCAGAACGACGCCACCGAAGCCACACAGGACGAACAAGACTCGACCGAAGGCAGCGATCGTCCACGTCGCCGCTCCCGTGGCCAGCGCCGTCGCAGCAACCGCCGCGACCGTCAGCGCGATGCCAACGGCAACGAGATTGGTACTGAAGGCGAAACTGGATCGGTCGAAGCCGAAGAAAGCAATGCACCGGTGAAATCCGAGCAGGTTGCCATTGCCGCAACCGCCGCCGCCCTTGCGGCAAACACGGCGAACACCGAGGCCGCAGACGTGACGCCTGAAAGTCAGGCGAAGTCGGAAGCGCCCGCGCCAATCGAAGCCGCCGACGAGCCCGTCACGGTTACCGAGGCGGTGAGCGAAGCAGCCGCTGAGCCAGTGATCGAAACTCCGGCTGCGACGATCGAACCCGCACCGGCCGAGCCTGCGCCTGAGCCCGTCAGCCAGCCAGAACCGGTTAGCGAAAGCAATGCTGAAGAGGCACCTGCCACGCCAGCCATTGCGCAATCCGCTCCGGCTCCGGTTCCGGCCGAGGCTGCAGCGCCGGCTCAAACCGCGTCCGGTCGTGCGCCGAATGATCCTCGCGAGGTGCGCCGTCGCCGCCTCGAGCAGGAGCGTCTGGCCAAGGAGGCTGCCGAGGCTGAAGCCAAAGCCGAAAAAACCGAGGAGCTGGCCAGCCCCGAAGTCGTGGTCAGTGAGCCGATCGCCGAGATCGCTACCGTACAGCCGGAGCAGGCGAAGGGTGAGGAGCGCGAAGTAGCTGTTGAAGCTGCCCCGCAGTCTGAGCCGGCGCCGGCCGAAGCGCATGCGGAACCAGCAGCAGAACCGGTGACGGCACAAACCGTACAGCCGGTAGCGGAGCCGCTCGAGCCCGCCACTGAGAAGCCTGAGGAAGCGACGGCCAATCCCGAGCGGGACGACACCGACAAGCGCCAACACTGACAGTTGCGCACCAAAAAAGGGATGCTTCGGCATCCCTTTTTTATTGCCCCTGTCCCGTCCTGGGTAACGTTTACACCTTTCGCCCGAGAATCGGGAGGTCTCGCTGGAGCAAGGCGTTTAGCGTACGCAGCGTGATTGATCGCTAGCTTTAATTGGCTGGCTGTCGTCGATCAGGTCGAAAAAGGCTAGCTAACCTACAAGCAGGGGGCACTTCCGGTAGGACAGCCGGGGCGGGTCTATGGTGTCCCGCCCCGAACAAGGTGCACACCTTCCGCCGCCCCTCAGCACGTAATGGATGCGGTAAAAGGCGCAGACAGCGCGAACACACGATGAATACAGAAATCGGTCATCGCCCAGTTCGAAAACGTGAGCCAGGCGCCGTCCTGAACAGGCCACGCTGGAGCGGGCGCAGCCGGCACAGAGCAGTCGTCGCATTCGACCAGACGTGAGCGACGCCCATAATTTTCGCCCAGTTGAACGATACGGACAACCGGCCCGGGGCTAGATGATGTTCGGCTCGATCTCGAGCTGCACGCCAAACTGCTCGGCGACATCTGCCTGGATGTCTTCGGCGAGCTGCAGGATCTGCCGACCGGTGGCCTGGCCGTAGTTGACGAGCACCAGCGCCTGTAGCCGATGCACACCCACATCGCCACGACGGTAACCCTTCCAGCCCGCCCGCTCGATCAGCCAGCCGGCGGCGAGCTTGACCTGCCCGTCATCTTGCGCAAATGCCACTAGATCCGCGAAGCGTTGCCTCAAGCCATCGGCCAGGGCTGCCGAGACCAGGGGGTTTTTGAAAAAGCTACCGGCATTGCCCAGCTGTCGAGGATCGGGGAGTTTTTCGCTGCGTATGGCACAGACGGCGCGACTCACGTCCATCGGCGTGGGTGATTGGATGGCATGCTGAACAAGCCACTGACGAAGTGGCCCGTATTCGAGCTTGAGGTTCACGGTGCGTTGCAGGGCGAAGCGAACCCGCAGAATGATGTAGCGCCCGGCCTGCCGCTTGAACAGACTGTCCCGGTATCCAAACTGGCATGCCTGCAGATCGAACTCCACGAGCCGCCCTGTTTGCCGGTCCAGCGCAGTCAGCCCGGCAAAAACGTCTTTTATTTCGACACCGTATGCACCAACGTTCTGGATTGGCGCGGCGCCTACGGTCCCCGGAATCAGACTCAGGTTTTCCAACCCGCACAGCCCCAGCCCCAGACTGTGCAATACGAACGGATGCCAGGGCTCACCGGCCTCCGCTTCGATGACGACACGCTCACCGTCATCCTCGATCACACGAATGCCTCGGCTGGCCATGCGCAGCACCAACGCATTCACATTCGCCGTGAGCACCAGATTGCTGCCACCGCCGAGTATCAACAGCGGCACACCGATACGCTGCGCCTGGGCTAGCGCTTCGCCGATCTGCTGATCGTCATGCGCCTCGGCGAAATAGACACTACTGGCCTCGACGCCGAAGGTGTTGAATTTCCGGAGCGAGCGGTTCTGCTCGATGATCAGACTCACAGGCGCTTCCTGAGCTCGTCGAGCAAAGCCATCGACGCATGCTCCACCAGATCGAGCACATGCTCGAAGCCCTCGTCCCCACAATAGTAAGGATCAGGTACCGTTCCCTTTCCCAGGCGGTATCGGCGCAGAAAAAGATCAAGTTCAGCGCATGAGTCCGACGGGCACAGCGCCTGCAAACGCTCCAGGTTGTCGTGATCCATCGCGAGGATGAGATCGAAGCGCTTGAAGTCGTCGACAACCACTTGGCGCGCCCTAAGCTCACTGAGATCGTAACCTCGCTGGGCAGCTGCCTGGCATGCGCGCGCATCCGCCTGCTTGCCGACATGCCAGCCACCGGTTCCGGCTGAGTCGATGGTGATACGACTATCCAGCCCGGCATCCTGCACGCACTTGCGAAACACAGCCTCGGCGGTCGGCGAACGGCATATGTTGCCCATGCAGACGAATAGAATCCTCACGCTCAGGCTCCGAGCAACTTGCGGACGCGCTCGAGATCCTCGGCGGTATCGACTCCGGCGGGCGGCGCCTCGACTGCCTCGGCAACGTGTATGCGCTTGCCGTGCCAGAGCGCCCGCAACTGCTCGAGGCACTCGGTGTTTTCCAGCCAGCAGGGGCCCCAGGACACGAAGTCGGCAAGAAACCCCGCCCGGTAGGCATAAATGCCGATATGCCGACGGTATGGAACGCCTGATGGCAGCACGTCACGACCAAGCGAGAACTCATCCCGCGCCCAGGGTAGCGGCGCCCGGCTGAACGTTAGCGCCAAGCCATTGATATCGCTCAGCACCTTCACCACGTTCGGATTGAATAGCGCCCGGGGATCGTCGATCGGTTCGGCGAGCGTGGCGATTGCCGCCTCTGGGTGGGCCGCCAGATTGCGCGCCACCTGATCGATCACCGCAGGCGGGATCAACGGCTCGTCGCCTTGCACGTTGACCACTATCGCGTCCGCCGCCAATCCCAGCTTGGCCGCCACTTCAGCGAGCCGATCGGTGCCAGAATTATGTTCAACGCAGGTCAGCACCACCTGCGCGCCGAAGCCCTCGCATGCGTCCAGAATGCGCCTGTCGTCGGTGGCAATTACGACGCGTTGAGCACCGCTTCGACTGGCCTGCTCCCAGACGTGGCGAATCATCGGCTTACCGGCGATGTCCTGCAGAGGCTTGCCCGGAAGGCGGCTGGACGCATAACGCGCCGGGATCACGACGGTATAGGCGCTAGTCATTTGTCCAGACGCTCGTCCACATCAAGGGTACGGGCTTCGCTCTCGAGCATCACCGGAATACCGTCTCGCACCGGAAAGGCCATGCCGTCGGCCTTGCAGATCAGTTCGGACTTATCATCGGTCAGCTTCAGCGGGCCCTTGCACAGCGGGCAGGCGAGAATATCGAGCAGTTTGGTATCCATGCGCGGTCCTTGGATGCAGCCGACCGCACATGGCAGATCGAGCGGCTTAGGGGTGTTGGGGCAGCAATCGGTCCAGCTGGGTATCGAACCAGGTCACGAACGCCGCTGACGGCTCGGCCTGCACCTGCAGATAGCACCAGCCCGGCAGCGCGAATGCCCGGCATTTGACCGCATCCTTCTCGGTCATCACCAGCGGTAGCTCGGGGCGGAAGCTCAGTTGCTCGAGGCTATAGCGGGCATGATCGGCGAAGGGGTGCGGAATCGGCCGCCAGTGTAGCGCCTCGAGCGTAGTGAAGAAACGCTGTGGATTGCCGATCCCGGCAACCGCATGCACCTGTTGGCCCGGGGGGAAATGGTCGAGCGGCCAGCATTGCCGGCTTGCGAGTTCTATCAACCCGGACGGCCGCAGGGCGAAGGCAAAGCCGGAGGGACTGTCGGCCTGCGCGCCATTGAATAACACCGCATCGACCGATTCGAGCCGTTCGGGCGGCTCACGCAATGGGCCGGCGGGCAAGCAGCGCCGATTACCCAGGCCGCGCACCGCATCGACGAGCACCAATTCCAGATCACGCGCCAACCGGTAATGCTGCAGCCCGTCGTCGGACAGGACCAAGTCAACTGACTCTTGGGCCAGCAACTCGCGAACAGCACGGGCACGGTCCGGATCGATCATGACCGGCGCACCGGTGCGCTGCGCGATCAATAAGGGTTCATCGCCCGCCTCGGCTGCCGAGTCTTCCGCCCGGACTCGCCATGGATAGGATGCGGGCGAGGCACCGTACCCACGGCTGACCACACCGACCTTCACGCCACGTCGGCGGCAGTGTTCGATGAGCCAAAGGATCAACGGCGTTTTGCCGGTCCCGCCAACCGTAATGTTGCCTACCACTACGACCGGCACTGGCGCCCGATAACAATCGGCCGCGCCATCCAGGAACCGCTTGCGTCTGGCGCTGACTACCCGCCTGTAGAGCGCCTCGAGCGGGGCAAGCAATGCCAGAGCCGGATGCCCCTCGTACCAGGCGCGCTGCAAACGATCGGCAAAAGACATCAGGGCTCCGGCTGGGCCTCGACGGTGGTGATTCGCAGATGGGCGAAGCCAAGCTTTCCGGCTGCATCCATCGCGGTGATGACGGCCTGATGCGGTGTCTTGCCATCGGCGCTGATGATCATCGGCAGACTGGTGTCTCCGCCCGACTCCTTCGCCAGCGCGCCCATGAGTGTGTTCAGATCGTGCTTGATCAACGTCTTGCCATTGAGTGAATAGCTGCCGTCTACATCGATGACCACTTCGAGCTGTTTCTTTTGCGCCTCTTCCGGCGGCGTGCCGCTGGCAGCCTCGGGCAGATCCACCTTGAGCTGCGTTTCGCGGGTAAAGGTGGTCGTGACCACGAAGAACAGCAGCAGGATGAAGACGACGTCGATCAGCGGGGCCAGTCCGATGTCGACGTTTTCCCGCGCCTTGCGACGAAACTTCACGCCTTGTCCTCGCCCAGATCGACGTCACGGTCGCCTTGCACGACTTCCACCAGCTTGATCGCTTCCTGCTCCATCCCGACCACCAGTTCCTCTACGCGACGTAGCAGGAAGCGATGGAAGAACAGGGCCGGAATGCCGACCATCAGGCCCGCCGCCGTAGTGATAAGCGCCTTGGATATACCCGAAGCGAGCATCGGGGCGTTGGCCATACCCGAGCCCATGAAGGCACCGAATATCTCGATCATGCCAAGCACCGTACCGAGCAGCCCCAGCAAGGGCGCGATGCCGGCAATGGTGCCCAGGGCATTGAGGTACCGCTCGAGATCATGAACGACGCGCGCCGCGGCCTCCTCGATGCACTCCTTCATGATCTCCCGACCATGCTTGGAGTTGGCCAGGCCCGCTGCGAGAATCTCGCCCAAGGGTGAGTCCGCACGCAGCTCCTTGAGCTTCTGGTTGCTGAGCTTCTTGTCCTTGATCCATTTCCACACCTGGCCGAGCAGATGCGAAGGGGTCACACGACTAGGTCGCAACGTCCATAGGCGCTCGGCGATGATTCCGGCGGCAGCGACGGAACACAGAATGATCGGCAGCATAATCCAGCCACCTGCTTTAACCAGCTCCCACACGACGTGAATCCCCCTCGAAAAAGTGGCGTCACTCTAGCATAGGGTCGTCAGGCCGCCGACGGCCCCGGTTCTCATTTTTCCCGCCAGAACCGACGTTCGGCGCGCAATCCGCGCGGCGACTCGAAACGTCCGAGACGGATCTGCAGCGCACCCTGCTCGGCCGTATCGTAAAGCTGCGCGCCGGATGCCTCGATCCGCCGCACGACGTCCGGGTGTGGGTGTCCGAAGGCATTGTGCAGACTGCGCGAGACGAGCGCCCCCTCCGCACCTGCAGCCTCGATGAAGGCTTCGGAGGAGGAACTGTGACTGCCATGATGCGGCAGCAGCAACCAGCGCACCTTGAGCGGCATACCGCTTGCCAGCAGCGCCTGCTCGGCAGGCACGTCGATGTCGCCGGTTAGCAGCAGGCGTTCGCCGTTGGCCTCGACCATCAGCACGCAGGACGACTGGTTTCCATTGCGAGCCTGCGACCAGCGCCAGAGCGTGAAGCCGACATGGTCCCATTCCCAGTGCAGCCCTGACGGACAGGCCTCGGCGCCCAGCGACGCGGGCAGTCGCTCCGGTTCGCCACTGAGCACCCGTGCGACCGGCATTTGTCGCAGGATCGCTGCAGCGCCGCCCGCATGATCGCTATCGGCATGACTGAGCACCATCAGATCGAGATCCGCAGCGCCCAGCGTGCGCAGCGAAGGCGAAACCACTCGCTCACCGATATCGAAGTCGCCGTAGCGCGGCCCGGCGTCGTACAGCAAAGCATGCTCATGCGTGCGAACCAGCACCGCGAGTCCCTGCCCGACATCGAGGATCCAGACGTCTGCCTGTCCGTGGGCCGGCTTGTTGATCGGGGGAAACAACAGCGGTGCGAGCAGTACCAACCCCAGCGCCCGCAAGGGCAGGCCGGCTGGAGCCAGGATCAGCAGCGTTCCGAGCGTGACCAGCGACCAGGCCCACAGCGGCAAGGAAGCCGGTAGCCAGGCCGCTTGCCAGCCGGCGAGCCAACGCAGCGCATCGAATAGATAAACCAGCAGTCCGCCCGCCAGCCAGAGCAGCGCCTCGCCGACACCTGGCAGCCACAACAAGGCGGTGCCCATCAACGACAGCGGCACGATCAGCACACTGACCAGAGGCACCGCGAACAGATTGGCGACCGGGCCGCTCAAGCTCACCGGCAAGCCCAGAATCAGCAGGAACGGCAATAGCCCAATCGCCATGCCCCACTGCGCGCGCCCCAACGTCTGCCAACCACCCCAACGGCCCAGCCGCCCGCGGAAGATATAGGCAAGCAGCGCCACCGCCAGAAAGGACAGCCAGAATCCCGATCGCAGAACGACCAGCGGATCGAACAGCAACACGCCATCCAGCGCAATCAGCAACGGCAAGCAAACGCCAAGATGCCTGAATCGCAAGCGCCATAGCAGTACCAGCGCGACCATGATCAGCGCTCGCTGAACCGGAACGTCGAAGCCTGCCAGCCAGCCGTATACGAGCGCACCAGCCAACGCCGCGCCACAGGCACAGGGCAGCCAGGCGATGCGTTGTGGCCAGAAGCCCCACCGAGCCAACAGCGCAACCAGGCCGTAGAGCAAGCCCGCCAGCATCCCCACATGCTGCCCCGAGATCACCATCAGGTGGACGGTTCCGGTGTCTTGAAGGATGCGCCAGTCCGCCGTCGACAGGCCACTGTCGTCGCCGACCACCAGCGCGGCGATCGCGCCTGAACGGCCCTGGGCATCGACGGCCAACAGGCGTTGGCGCAGCTGATCGCGCGCCCCCTGCCCGCCCACCGCCAACCCGGTGCGCTCGCCCGCCTTGACGGTCCCGCTGGCACCGATTCGGCGCGCCAGGAGCCAGGCTTCGTAGTCGAATGGCTGCGGGTTGACCAACCCTCGTGGCCTCTTCAGCTTGGCCGCGAGACGCCAGCGCTCTCCCGCCTGCATGGCCGGCCCGCCGTACCACGCCAGGCGCATCCGTGAAGGCAGGCCCTCATGTCGCGACGAAATATCGGTCAGCTCGAAGCGCACGACCCCGCCGCGAACATCCGGCAGACCGGTCACCCGACCTTCAAGCCAGAACGTGCGGCCGTCGAGCGCCGTTGGCAGGCGATCGCTCAATGCCCAATGGGCGCTCAGACAGGCCCAACCAAGCCCGCACAGGAAACAACCGATCACGCGCCAGCGGGACGGCAGCAACAGCAACCCGGCCAGGATGACTAGCGGGA comes from Stutzerimonas stutzeri and encodes:
- a CDS encoding MotA/TolQ/ExbB proton channel family protein, whose product is MWELVKAGGWIMLPIILCSVAAAGIIAERLWTLRPSRVTPSHLLGQVWKWIKDKKLSNQKLKELRADSPLGEILAAGLANSKHGREIMKECIEEAAARVVHDLERYLNALGTIAGIAPLLGLLGTVLGMIEIFGAFMGSGMANAPMLASGISKALITTAAGLMVGIPALFFHRFLLRRVEELVVGMEQEAIKLVEVVQGDRDVDLGEDKA
- a CDS encoding low molecular weight protein-tyrosine-phosphatase, producing MRILFVCMGNICRSPTAEAVFRKCVQDAGLDSRITIDSAGTGGWHVGKQADARACQAAAQRGYDLSELRARQVVVDDFKRFDLILAMDHDNLERLQALCPSDSCAELDLFLRRYRLGKGTVPDPYYCGDEGFEHVLDLVEHASMALLDELRKRL
- the lpxK gene encoding tetraacyldisaccharide 4'-kinase, yielding MSFADRLQRAWYEGHPALALLAPLEALYRRVVSARRKRFLDGAADCYRAPVPVVVVGNITVGGTGKTPLILWLIEHCRRRGVKVGVVSRGYGASPASYPWRVRAEDSAAEAGDEPLLIAQRTGAPVMIDPDRARAVRELLAQESVDLVLSDDGLQHYRLARDLELVLVDAVRGLGNRRCLPAGPLREPPERLESVDAVLFNGAQADSPSGFAFALRPSGLIELASRQCWPLDHFPPGQQVHAVAGIGNPQRFFTTLEALHWRPIPHPFADHARYSLEQLSFRPELPLVMTEKDAVKCRAFALPGWCYLQVQAEPSAAFVTWFDTQLDRLLPQHP
- a CDS encoding ExbD/TolR family protein; this encodes MKFRRKARENVDIGLAPLIDVVFILLLFFVVTTTFTRETQLKVDLPEAASGTPPEEAQKKQLEVVIDVDGSYSLNGKTLIKHDLNTLMGALAKESGGDTSLPMIISADGKTPHQAVITAMDAAGKLGFAHLRITTVEAQPEP
- the kdsB gene encoding 3-deoxy-manno-octulosonate cytidylyltransferase codes for the protein MTSAYTVVIPARYASSRLPGKPLQDIAGKPMIRHVWEQASRSGAQRVVIATDDRRILDACEGFGAQVVLTCVEHNSGTDRLAEVAAKLGLAADAIVVNVQGDEPLIPPAVIDQVARNLAAHPEAAIATLAEPIDDPRALFNPNVVKVLSDINGLALTFSRAPLPWARDEFSLGRDVLPSGVPYRRHIGIYAYRAGFLADFVSWGPCWLENTECLEQLRALWHGKRIHVAEAVEAPPAGVDTAEDLERVRKLLGA
- a CDS encoding Trm112 family protein, whose product is MDTKLLDILACPLCKGPLKLTDDKSELICKADGMAFPVRDGIPVMLESEARTLDVDERLDK
- the murB gene encoding UDP-N-acetylmuramate dehydrogenase, which gives rise to MSLIIEQNRSLRKFNTFGVEASSVYFAEAHDDQQIGEALAQAQRIGVPLLILGGGSNLVLTANVNALVLRMASRGIRVIEDDGERVVIEAEAGEPWHPFVLHSLGLGLCGLENLSLIPGTVGAAPIQNVGAYGVEIKDVFAGLTALDRQTGRLVEFDLQACQFGYRDSLFKRQAGRYIILRVRFALQRTVNLKLEYGPLRQWLVQHAIQSPTPMDVSRAVCAIRSEKLPDPRQLGNAGSFFKNPLVSAALADGLRQRFADLVAFAQDDGQVKLAAGWLIERAGWKGYRRGDVGVHRLQALVLVNYGQATGRQILQLAEDIQADVAEQFGVQLEIEPNII